TGCCATTTGCCACTACGGGGTTTTTACATCTCACCATCTCATCGTCTCACGATCTCATAGCTCACACCCATAACCTCCTAATGCCCAGCACCTGCAATAATTTTCCCGGCTCCTTTTTTAATTAAAATTAGAATAAAAGGAATACAGATTAAGAACAAAACGCCCAAGAACATAAAGACATCCATATACGTCAGTACAGTTGCTTGTTTCGTTACACCTAAATCGAGTAGGGTATAGGCTTTCTGTAAAGCTTCATCAGCTGTAAATCCTTTAGCTATAAAACTTTGTTGCAAAGCTAGCACGCGATTTTGTACTTCTAACGAAGCGGTATCTAAATGACTGACTAAGGCCAATCGATGGTTCACTGTCCAACGAGAAATGAAAGTAGTAATTAAGGCAATCCCAAAAGATCCCCCTAATTGACGCATCATTCCTGTAAACGCTGCACCTTCACCAATCTGTTTGTTTCTCAAATTAGACAAAGAGAGCGTTGTAATAGGGACGAATAATAAACCTAAGCCAACTCCACGTATAACTAAAGGCCAAAAGAAATGCTCACTACCCGTGTCTGGAGTTAAAATATTATGTGCCCAGAAACTATAGATAAAAAAGACCAAAAATCCAGTGGCTACTAAATATTTAGGTGGAACCCCTCGTTGTAACATTCTTGCTATAAAAGGCATCATAAAGGCCGTCATCAACGAACTAGGCACCAATAACATGCCCGCATCTGTAGCCGTCCAACCGAGAATAGATTGCGTATAAATCGGAATAATAAAGGTCGAGCCATAGAGTCCGAAACCTAAAATAAACGATAATACGGTACCAATAGCTAGATTAGAATCCTTCAATACTCTTAAATTAACAATTGGCTTTTCACAAGTCAATTCCCTCCAGATAAAGAAAAAGAATCCCAATACAGAAGTAATCGATAACGTCAGGATGGTGGAGTTTTCAAACCAATCATCTTGCTGTCCGTGTTCTAATACATATTGTAAAGAGCCAACTGCAATGGCCAGTAAGATAATCCCCAAGAAATCGACTTCCTTCAATTTACTTTTCTCTGCATATTTTGGACTCTTCACATAGAGAAGTGCTAATACCGTTGCTAAAATTCCCAGCGGTACATTGATATAGAAAATAAAAGGCCACGAATAATTATCAATGATATACCCTCCTAAAGGTGGTCCTAGTGTAGGACCTACAATAACCCCCATACCGTAAATGGCTTGCGCCACTCCTCGTTTTTCTACAGGATAACTTTCTGTAATAATCGTTTGAGAAGTAACCAATAAAGCACCACCTCCTAAACCTTGAATAAAACGAAAAAGAATAATCTCCCATAATGTAGTTGAATATCCACATAGAAAAGAGGCTACGGTAAAGATAATAATAGAAGCAGCAAAATAATTGCGTCTTCCAAATTGTTGAGAGAGCCAGCTGGTCATTGGCACTACAATTACATTGGCGATAGCATACGCTGTCACCACCCAAGCAATATCGGTTAAAGAAACACCGATACTCCCTTTCATGTCATTCATTGCTACATTGACAATTGTTGTATCCACAATTTCCAATAATGCACAAAGAATAGCTGTAACGGTAATGATAATTCGACGATAGCCGTGCTCTACTAGGCTTTCTTCACTCATAGTTGTCTCGTTTATCGTCCGCTTTTAATATTCACATCAATATCTACATTCATTCCTGGTTTAACGTATACCAACATCTCGTCTTCTGGGTTAGTAAACGTAATTTTTACTGGAATACGTTGTACCGTTTTCACGAAGTTACCTGAAGCATTATCTGGTGGTAATAGAGCAAATTTAGCTCCAGTAGCAGGAGACATCGAGTTAATTACACCTTCAAATTTATGTTTGGGAAAAGCATCTACTTTAATACTCACAGGCTGTCCTTCACGCATGTATTGCATTTGTGTTTCCTTAAAGTTGGCTACTACCCAGATATTGCCTTTTTGTACTGTATTGAATAATCCTTGTCCCGGTTGAATTAATTGTCCCGCTTGTAAGTTGATTTTTGAAACTTGTCCATCTTCTTTTGCGGTAATTACCGTATAAGACAAATACAAAGTGGCATGATCTAAATTTGCTTTCGCTTGATCAACAACTGCTTTCGCCGCATCAATTTGAGATGTTGATGCAACCGCTTGAGATTTGCTAATATTCACCTGTTGAGCAACTGCTTGCGCTTGTTTTTCAACTGCTTTTAATTGTTCTTGTAAAACAACAACTTGTTTTTCTGCAGTTTCTTTCGCTGCTAAAGCCTGTTCGTATTGTTGTTTGGTAATAGACTGACTTTGGTATAAACGATTGTAACGGTCATAGTCATTCGACGCTCTCCACAATTGCGTTTTAGCAGCATCAATATTAGCTTGAGCTGTAGCAACATTGGCTTGAGCTGTAGAAGCACCTGCCTGAGAAGAAAGCACAGTTGATTGACTTGTATGTTCTCCTGCTTCTGCCACTTGCAGCTGACTCAAAGCAGCTTGATAATTTGCTTTCGCTTGTTCTACTTGAATTGCGTATTCTGTATCATCCAAACGAATCAACGTATCCCCTTTTTTAACAACCTGATTATCCTGAATGTAGATTGTTTTAATATACCCCGGAATTTTTGATACGATCGGCGTTATTTTAGTTTCAATTTGAGCATCATCAGTACTCTCATGTGCCAATGAATGAATGTATTTATAAATTCCATATCCACCTCCGAATAGAACGATTGCGCCTAAAGCAACGATAAATTTCTTGTTTAGTGGTTTTTTAGTGGCTGTATTATTTGTTTCCATTTAGTTTTTTACTTGTAAGTTGTCCATTAATTTACCTGTCTTGTACGCATATTGATAAAGCGTCAAGGTTTCATCTGCTTCACCTAACATCGTATCAATTTGCGCTTGTAACTGTTGTACATCCGCTTCTAATAGATGATCCGTATCCGTCAATCCATTGTCATACTTATCTTTGACAATACGGTAGTTTTCATTGGCTTGCACCAATGCTTTTGCTAATACTGCATTCTTTTTCAAGGCTAATTCATACGCATTATAGGCCTCATCAATTTCTACTTTGGCCAAATCTTCAACGAGTTGTGCTTGATAGTCTACCTCAATTTTTTTTGCTTTTGCTTTATTGACTTCTGTTCTATTTTTGAACAACTGGGTTAAATCGTATTTCACCCCAACACCCACGCTTGTTGCATTGGTAATATCTACGACTTGATCCAATTGGATAGCCGAATATCCCGCTGTTAAACCAATAGAAGGGAAGAAGTTTCCTCTCGCCATTTTAATTCCCGTTTGCGCAATCTCTTCCATTTTTTGTGCACTTTGCACATCCTTACGAGAAGAGAGATCATCAGCTTTGGTCGGAAAAATAGCTACTGGTTGTACTTTTTCGGCCAAAATAGGTTCCCCTTCTTCGAGATCAAGTAAGACTTGCAATCGGGTGGTAATATTTTTTTGCGTATTCTTGGTTTCTTCTAGCGAAAGCTCCACATTAGCCTCTTGTAATTGCGTTCTCAAATAATCATTTTTAGCGATGATTCCTTCAGCTAAGAATTGTTCAAAATCAAGGGTACGTTGGTGGGCGCGTTTTAAGTTCTCTGTTAATAAAGCAATCGACTGTTGTGTTTTGTACAGCGCGAAGTATAAATTAATCGTTTGGTAAACAACATTTTCTGTAGTAGATGCTTCATTTAATTGAGCGAGAGAATAATATTGTTTACTTTGTGTAACCGCGTTGGTAATTTTAAAACCACTAAACACGGGAATATTGGCTTTTGCTTGACCGATCATCAAATGCTTGGGTTGTACGTCGGGCATTTGTTTGTCTTCAGAAGAAGCAGGTAAAGGTACTTTTAGGTTGATGTCTGTACCATTAAAAAGACGGTTGTAGGTTCCAGATACTTCTAATTCAGGATAACGCATATTTTGCGCACTGTGAATCTGAAGTCTAGAGGCTTCTGTACTTGCTTTTACTTTTTTTATTTCCTTGCCATTTTTTAAACTCAACGCAATAGCCTCCTCTAAGGTGATTGGAGTAGGGGTTTGAGCGAAAACTTGGGCAATAAATAATGAAGCAAGTAAGACGTAATTACTTCTGTTCATTGTAGATTAGTATTGATTTAAAGGATTGAATTAAATGGGGGTATATCTGTTGTTTGATATGTAAACTAAATTCGTCGTGATTGGTCAAATTCCAATATTCATAGAGCATGTGCTCGTGATGAATCAGATAAGTTGTTACACCCATAGAGAAAATGACAAAGGTGATGGGATCTGGCTTGGCTTGAAATAAACCGCTTTCATATCCCTCTTCGATAAAGCGATTGATATGTTGCATGATATCGCGCTTTAATAAAACTATACCTTCCGAAATTTCAGGTACATTTTGTTTCTTAGCCAATTGATTCATTAAAATCAGATGAAAATCGGCATTATTCAATTGTACAGCCATGAGATGCTCTACAAACGCTAATAACTTCTCAAAAGAATTTAGAAGTGTATTATCTGTTAAGTCGATTAGTTTTTCTCTTGTACGGGTTAAGCGTATTTCAAAAAGAGCACTAACCATGGCGCTTTTTGAACCAAAATAATAATTAATCATAGCAACATTAATTCCAGCCGCTTTAGAAATATCACGTATGCTTGTTCCGTCAATTCCCTTTTGAGAAAACAACTCTTCTGCAACTAATAAAATCTCTTTTTGTTTGTCATTTAATGCCATGATCTATTTTTTATTGGGTACAAAATTAAACAAACGTTTAATTAGTTTTTACGTTTTATTCATTTTTTTTCAAATAAAATAGCTTTAATTCACCAATTAGTCTATTTGAGTGAATTTAATGTAATTATAAGTTTTTGATTTACTGTGAATTAGAAGTTTTAAGTATAAAAGACAAAAAGAGAGAGCCATAAATCACCGCTTTATTTCCTTGTACAAAACAAACACAAAGAAGGAAGTAAATGGTATATTTACAACTTATCTATAGCCTTGTTATTTTGAGAAAAGCAACATTAAAATTAAAGAAAGAAGATTTTTATCCTGCTATCGTCCTAGTTTTTGTACTATGGATTATATTCATCTTGCAACAGATTGGTTTTTTTCAACATTGCTACGGTGTAATACCTTGGCGCATAGAAGGAATCAAAGGGATTTTTTTAAGCCCCTTATTTCATGGAAGCCTTAGCCATTTGAGTAGCAATACAATCCCTTTATTTGTTTTAAGTGTTCTACTCTTTTTGTTTTATAAAAAGCAGGCGTATAGCGTACTCATTTCTGGATGGATTCTTTCTGGTGTACTGTTGTGGCTTTTACCTGATTTTAATTATTTGCAACATCAGGTTCACAGCTGTCATATTGGAGCTAGTGGTTTAATTTACTTACTTGCCACTTTTCTTTGTTTTAGTGGAATCTTTTTACGTCAAGTTGTTTTGATTTTAATCTCTATCCTTGTTGCTGTTTTATACGGAGGATTAATTTATGCTATTTTTCCTCATTTGGTTGGGGATGACGTTTCTTGGCAAGGGCATTTAATTGGCACGTTAGTCGGATTTTTCTATGCCTATCAATTAAATAAAAAGAAAAGAAGAAGAGCATAATCCGTTCATACAGCTTCTTAATTTCAATAGAAACATCGATTAAGAGCTCTACTCTTGCAATCGAAAGAAGAAAAGAAAACACCGCAAAAGGAGTTTTGTTTTTCTCGTATTGCGGTGTTTATATTTCTTATTTTTAGGATTTTACATCAAGTTATCCAATCAGTTTTTTAAACCAATCTTTTGCTTTTTCATATTGCTCCACAAAGAAAGATTCTTGATCGTCTTTTCTCTTTTCAACTGTGGGTAAAATATGTTCATAATAAGTTCCTTGCAAGAATTTGCGCAATAGAGCTTCACCGACAATAGGTTGATCATCATTTAATGCATGAGCTGCTTTGAGTAAATGGCGAATATCATATTGTAGAGGGAAAATATCGGGTACTTGTTTATTTAAATTAAGTAGTTGGTATACGGCTTGTCTACCCGTACGTACCGAACTTTCCATGGTAAATACTACATCATTATGCGTCTCAACAAATTGTCCAATTAATCCTAAATTGAGACAACCTTCAGGCACAACTTGAGGTCTATCCCCTTGAGCACGCGGCATAAACATAGAGGTAATATAAGGCATATAAGCCGTGCGAACAATTGTATTTTCAACTACTTGATTGAGCGAATCAATAATTCCTAAATGATAACATAGTTCAGCTAAAATCTCATTTCCCGTACAGGCAGGCATTGTTTTTTTGACGTAATTTCCATCTTTATCCATAAACAACGCATACACCCAAAGCACCAAAATATCATCGGGTTGTGTAGGGAAGTGAGGTTGGCGATTACATGTAAAACTCATCAACCAGTTGGAATCCGTTATTGTAATAATACCACCAGTAACTGTTTTTCCAGAATACGGATCATTTACCGCATATTCCTTCAACTTATCAATTAGGGGTGAAGGTTTACAAGTTAAGGTGGCAGATTCCCAAGACGATTTTTCGATATTGGAACAGAATTTCTCTGGACGCCCAAAAACAGGCGATTTTGCAGCTAAATTTTTCCACAAGCTCCATCCTGGACTTTTGCCGCTTGTCGTATTATCGACTTTGGGTATTGGAACTGTTGTGTTAGTTCCATACGATGTGTCTTCTGTCATAGAACCTGTTGTAATCACAACAAAATCTTGCTCATTCATCTCGATACGCGTTTCTTGTCCGCCTTGATTAACTAGCAATCCCTTTACGAGTTTACCTGCTGTAGTACTGTGTAAATCAACGTCATGCACCAACGTATCCAATCGGATTTGCACACCTAATTCAGTAAGGTGATTTCGAAGCGGTGCAACAAATGTATCATATTGATTGTATCGAGGAAAGACAAGAGCGGATAAATCTTTTAGTCCGTCAATATCATGCAAGAAACGATGCATATACAATTTAAATTCCAGTAGGCTATGCCAGTTTTCAAAGGCAAACATAGTTCTCCAAAACGTCCAGAAATTACTCTCCAGAAAAGAAGAATGAAAGTATTGTTCTATCGTAATATCATCGAGTTCTTCTTTTCTTTTTAATAGCAATTTGATTAAAGCCATTTGATCTTTCTTGGATAGTCCAAATTGGCTAAAATCTTTAATTTCTCCTAATTGATGAATGAATCTAGATTTAGAATAATTCGGATCATTGTCATTAATCAAGCGATATTCATCTAATACACTATAAGGTTTAGGAAGCTCTAAAGCAGGTATATCCTGAAAGATATCCCAAAGGTTTTCATACGTCATATCCATTTCTCTTCCTCCGCGAACAATATAGCCTTCTTGCGCATTACCTGCACCATCTAAAGAACCACCATCAATGGATAATTGCTCTAAAAAGGTAATATTAGCTGCAGGAATACGACCATCGCGTATAAAATAATAGGCTGCTGCCATACCTGCGATTCCACTACCTATAATATAGACTTTACTTTGAGAAAAATCTTTCGAAGGAATACCTTTATTGCGTTGATAATTACCAGGTTCATCTGCAAAGGGCATCGAACGTTGAGCGGTATTAATAGGAGGTTCTGTGTTGCCATTAGGGGCCTGATTTACGTGCCCATACTTAGAGGAAGTCTCTAGTATCTTATCAAACTTTTGTGTGTCTACTTTCATTTTTTGGTTTTATTAGTAATATTCACTTAAAATTAAAGAAATATTATTTAGTATAACCATTTTAAAGTAGAAATAAGTAATAATAGTTGAATAATTTAATAAATAGAAATAGATTTTTGTTTTATTTATGTATAATATATTTTATACCCATTATTCTTGCCAATTGAACGGAGATTACAGCACCATAGGCTAAAAACAGCATCATTATACAGCAAACGAGTATAAATTAGATAAAATTGTACAGCCACTCACACAGCGTAGGTTGTATAATTTTTCATTCAAATAAAATTAAAACTAGAATCTTATCTTTGTCAGATGTAATATATTTGCAATCCAACAGAGGTAGAGCAAAATGTCCATAAAAAAAAACAAAATGTACCGCAGAACTCGTTATTTGCTGTACAAAGAAACACTAGTTGATTTTAAAGAACACTTTTGGGCTTTTATAGGCTCATTTATTGGTTTAGGAACCATTTGTTATCTTCATTATGAAGCGTTTTCGCAGTATGATTTAACACTCCTGATTGGTTCTTTTGGAGCGAGTTGTGTCTTGATCTATGGGGCAATTGGAAGCCCTTTAGCACAGCCCAAAAACTTATTCTTAGGCCATATTATTTCAGCCCTGATTGGGGTGACCATCTATAAACTATTAGGTCAATATATTTGGGTCGCGGCTCCTTTAGCTGTTTCCTTATCCATTATTGGTATGCAAATGGCCAAAGCGCTCCATCCTCCTGGAGGCGCAACGGCTTTGATTGCTGTTACGGGAGGGAGTAGTATTACCAACCTCGGGTATGAATATGTGGTTTCACCCGTAATTACAGGTGTTACGATTTTGTTTATTGCAGCACTTATTTTCAACAATATTCCGCACAAACGACAATATCCTGTTCGATCGTTTATTCTTTTACATCGAATAAAAAAACGAAAATCTAATTAGTATTTATAATAGAATAGCTTTTATTTTGTTCTAGTATCAACCAAAAGATCCTCCATTATATGTGCATATAATAGAGGATCTTTTGGTTAAAAATATATTTTTTATTCTATCACTGTCTTAATAAATTTAACTCTTTTGATTGTTACCCAACTTGGAAATTCACCTTGTGTACACACATAGGCATTTACAATATTTCCTAAAACTTCCTGCATTTCTGAAGGTGGCGTGCTACCTACAAATGGATGAGTAACGTCAAGTGTATATAAAATTGGGCGAGGAAAAAGTTCTCCTCGAAAAGTACAAGTAAGTTTTAAATCATATACAGTTTCTGTATAATGCATTACAGGCACAGTATTGCCTGAATTTTGAACCTGAGCAAATGCTCCAATCGATAGCATAAAAGCTAATACTAAAAGTAAATTTTTCATACGATATTATATTTAATTTAAGTTAAATATAAATTATATTAATCAACTTAGATAACACGAATTATGTAATTAACAAATTGTATAGTTTTGCTATATTTATTTCCCTTCAACTTATTCATACAGCCTAGGAAAAACGAGTCTACTCAAAAGATAGGAATAAAGGTCTATTTCGCAGCTAAATCAGCTTCTTTTTTGGCTAGGTAAAAATCATACGTATAAACATTATACGGCAAGATGCGTTTTGCAAAATATTTAGCTGTAAAACTTCCTAATAACAAGGGAATGAACAGTTGATATCCATTCGGCACTAAGTTACAGACCAAAATTAAAGCGGTTAAGGGCGCATAAATAGAAGCGGATAAGGTCGCTGCGGCACCTACTAAAGCAAAATTAAGCGGGATGAGTGCTAGTCCGAATTGAGCATTGCAAATATGAGCAAATAAAACACCTAAGAAAGCTCCAGCTACAATACTAGGAGCAAATACACCACCATCTCCACCTGCGCCCAAAGTTAATGCGGCAGCTACAGGTTTTAGTAGCATTAAAAAGGCTAAACTATATAATGTGATAACGTGCGTTGGATTGAGAATCTCTTTTAACCCGTGATAACTATCTCCATATAATACTGGAAATAAAAGAATAAAAAGTCCGACAGAAATAGCCCCCAAATTGACACGTAGGAAATTGTTATTAATATTTCCGAACAGCTTTTTCATGCGGGTAACTAACAAGGTAAAGTAAACCGATAACAATCCACACAACAAGCTTAATACCAAAAACAAAGGAATAGCATATTCATTCCAAGTTGTTATTTTAAAAGGCAATAGGGACTCGTAGTTAAAGAATAAGATGAAGGCTAAAGACAACAAGGCCGATGTACCACAACTAATGAATAACGTTTTACTTGTCTTTCGCGCAATCACTTCCAAAGCAAAAAGTAAACCTGCCAAAGGGCTTCCAAATAGTAAAGCGACACCCGCTGTAACTCCAGCACAAATCAATTCCTTTTTATACTTATTTGCAGAGAAATGCTTTGTATGAACCATATTCCCGACGGTTGCAGTAGCCACCACAGAAGAGACTTCTATACCGGTAGATCCACCCGTAGATACCGTTAAGAAACCATTGATTAAATGGGAAGGTATTTTAAAAGCAGGAAGGTGATCTTTGCGTTGATCTAGTGTTTTGTATATCTCGGTAATTCCCTTATTCTTACGTCCTTTAAATACTAACTTACGCAAAAAATAAATCGCCGTTATTCCAAGGGTAGGAAGAATAATAAAAAGTAATTTTTGCGTCTCAGATACCGTTTCAAAAATGAAGTGTTCTGCTTTTTCCGTTGCTTGTTGGGTAATAAAAACTAAGAGTAAACTGCTTATACTTACAAGAGCAGAAGCTAGAATTAATTTAAATACATGCTGATTGGTAATTTGCTGTCTTTTCATTTACACTAAATATAATTGTAGTCTAGTTTTACCTGTCTATCCTTACTACAGAACGGGCAGAAGTGGATACAAACCTCTTTTATAAGAAATCGTTGCAAAAGTATAAAAAACAGTAAAAAATGGGTGTTAAATCCGTATTGTTTTTTTATATAGTAGTTCTGTATAAAAAAACAGGAAAATCTCTTATCTTTTTTGTCTCATTTCAAGAGGGCGTATTCCCGTATACTCATAAAAGGCATTGCTGAATGACCCCAGCGTTACATAACCAACTGTATTGGCTATTTCACTGATTGAATGCTCCGTTTTGACCAATAACTCAATGGCTTTTACGATGCGTACCGTTTTCAAATATTGCAAAAACGAAATTTGAAGTTCTGCTTGAAATAGACGT
The window above is part of the Myroides odoratus DSM 2801 genome. Proteins encoded here:
- a CDS encoding rhomboid family intramembrane serine protease; translated protein: MVYLQLIYSLVILRKATLKLKKEDFYPAIVLVFVLWIIFILQQIGFFQHCYGVIPWRIEGIKGIFLSPLFHGSLSHLSSNTIPLFVLSVLLFLFYKKQAYSVLISGWILSGVLLWLLPDFNYLQHQVHSCHIGASGLIYLLATFLCFSGIFLRQVVLILISILVAVLYGGLIYAIFPHLVGDDVSWQGHLIGTLVGFFYAYQLNKKKRRRA
- a CDS encoding TolC family protein, which codes for MNRSNYVLLASLFIAQVFAQTPTPITLEEAIALSLKNGKEIKKVKASTEASRLQIHSAQNMRYPELEVSGTYNRLFNGTDINLKVPLPASSEDKQMPDVQPKHLMIGQAKANIPVFSGFKITNAVTQSKQYYSLAQLNEASTTENVVYQTINLYFALYKTQQSIALLTENLKRAHQRTLDFEQFLAEGIIAKNDYLRTQLQEANVELSLEETKNTQKNITTRLQVLLDLEEGEPILAEKVQPVAIFPTKADDLSSRKDVQSAQKMEEIAQTGIKMARGNFFPSIGLTAGYSAIQLDQVVDITNATSVGVGVKYDLTQLFKNRTEVNKAKAKKIEVDYQAQLVEDLAKVEIDEAYNAYELALKKNAVLAKALVQANENYRIVKDKYDNGLTDTDHLLEADVQQLQAQIDTMLGEADETLTLYQYAYKTGKLMDNLQVKN
- a CDS encoding oleate hydratase, whose translation is MKVDTQKFDKILETSSKYGHVNQAPNGNTEPPINTAQRSMPFADEPGNYQRNKGIPSKDFSQSKVYIIGSGIAGMAAAYYFIRDGRIPAANITFLEQLSIDGGSLDGAGNAQEGYIVRGGREMDMTYENLWDIFQDIPALELPKPYSVLDEYRLINDNDPNYSKSRFIHQLGEIKDFSQFGLSKKDQMALIKLLLKRKEELDDITIEQYFHSSFLESNFWTFWRTMFAFENWHSLLEFKLYMHRFLHDIDGLKDLSALVFPRYNQYDTFVAPLRNHLTELGVQIRLDTLVHDVDLHSTTAGKLVKGLLVNQGGQETRIEMNEQDFVVITTGSMTEDTSYGTNTTVPIPKVDNTTSGKSPGWSLWKNLAAKSPVFGRPEKFCSNIEKSSWESATLTCKPSPLIDKLKEYAVNDPYSGKTVTGGIITITDSNWLMSFTCNRQPHFPTQPDDILVLWVYALFMDKDGNYVKKTMPACTGNEILAELCYHLGIIDSLNQVVENTIVRTAYMPYITSMFMPRAQGDRPQVVPEGCLNLGLIGQFVETHNDVVFTMESSVRTGRQAVYQLLNLNKQVPDIFPLQYDIRHLLKAAHALNDDQPIVGEALLRKFLQGTYYEHILPTVEKRKDDQESFFVEQYEKAKDWFKKLIG
- a CDS encoding TetR/AcrR family transcriptional regulator; translated protein: MALNDKQKEILLVAEELFSQKGIDGTSIRDISKAAGINVAMINYYFGSKSAMVSALFEIRLTRTREKLIDLTDNTLLNSFEKLLAFVEHLMAVQLNNADFHLILMNQLAKKQNVPEISEGIVLLKRDIMQHINRFIEEGYESGLFQAKPDPITFVIFSMGVTTYLIHHEHMLYEYWNLTNHDEFSLHIKQQIYPHLIQSFKSILIYNEQK
- a CDS encoding HlyD family secretion protein; this encodes METNNTATKKPLNKKFIVALGAIVLFGGGYGIYKYIHSLAHESTDDAQIETKITPIVSKIPGYIKTIYIQDNQVVKKGDTLIRLDDTEYAIQVEQAKANYQAALSQLQVAEAGEHTSQSTVLSSQAGASTAQANVATAQANIDAAKTQLWRASNDYDRYNRLYQSQSITKQQYEQALAAKETAEKQVVVLQEQLKAVEKQAQAVAQQVNISKSQAVASTSQIDAAKAVVDQAKANLDHATLYLSYTVITAKEDGQVSKINLQAGQLIQPGQGLFNTVQKGNIWVVANFKETQMQYMREGQPVSIKVDAFPKHKFEGVINSMSPATGAKFALLPPDNASGNFVKTVQRIPVKITFTNPEDEMLVYVKPGMNVDIDVNIKSGR
- a CDS encoding HPP family protein, producing the protein MYRRTRYLLYKETLVDFKEHFWAFIGSFIGLGTICYLHYEAFSQYDLTLLIGSFGASCVLIYGAIGSPLAQPKNLFLGHIISALIGVTIYKLLGQYIWVAAPLAVSLSIIGMQMAKALHPPGGATALIAVTGGSSITNLGYEYVVSPVITGVTILFIAALIFNNIPHKRQYPVRSFILLHRIKKRKSN
- a CDS encoding DHA2 family efflux MFS transporter permease subunit, whose product is MSEESLVEHGYRRIIITVTAILCALLEIVDTTIVNVAMNDMKGSIGVSLTDIAWVVTAYAIANVIVVPMTSWLSQQFGRRNYFAASIIIFTVASFLCGYSTTLWEIILFRFIQGLGGGALLVTSQTIITESYPVEKRGVAQAIYGMGVIVGPTLGPPLGGYIIDNYSWPFIFYINVPLGILATVLALLYVKSPKYAEKSKLKEVDFLGIILLAIAVGSLQYVLEHGQQDDWFENSTILTLSITSVLGFFFFIWRELTCEKPIVNLRVLKDSNLAIGTVLSFILGFGLYGSTFIIPIYTQSILGWTATDAGMLLVPSSLMTAFMMPFIARMLQRGVPPKYLVATGFLVFFIYSFWAHNILTPDTGSEHFFWPLVIRGVGLGLLFVPITTLSLSNLRNKQIGEGAAFTGMMRQLGGSFGIALITTFISRWTVNHRLALVSHLDTASLEVQNRVLALQQSFIAKGFTADEALQKAYTLLDLGVTKQATVLTYMDVFMFLGVLFLICIPFILILIKKGAGKIIAGAGH
- a CDS encoding chloride channel protein gives rise to the protein MKRQQITNQHVFKLILASALVSISSLLLVFITQQATEKAEHFIFETVSETQKLLFIILPTLGITAIYFLRKLVFKGRKNKGITEIYKTLDQRKDHLPAFKIPSHLINGFLTVSTGGSTGIEVSSVVATATVGNMVHTKHFSANKYKKELICAGVTAGVALLFGSPLAGLLFALEVIARKTSKTLFISCGTSALLSLAFILFFNYESLLPFKITTWNEYAIPLFLVLSLLCGLLSVYFTLLVTRMKKLFGNINNNFLRVNLGAISVGLFILLFPVLYGDSYHGLKEILNPTHVITLYSLAFLMLLKPVAAALTLGAGGDGGVFAPSIVAGAFLGVLFAHICNAQFGLALIPLNFALVGAAATLSASIYAPLTALILVCNLVPNGYQLFIPLLLGSFTAKYFAKRILPYNVYTYDFYLAKKEADLAAK